Proteins encoded by one window of Cervus canadensis isolate Bull #8, Minnesota chromosome 18, ASM1932006v1, whole genome shotgun sequence:
- the NOP53 gene encoding ribosome biogenesis protein NOP53 isoform X2 yields the protein MAAGSNGGGSEQCSKSEADTGFLGLRPTSVDPALRRRRRGPRNKKRGWRRLAQEPLGLEVDQFLEDVRLQERTSGGLISEAPDEKLFFVDTGFKDKELNRKRTKGQKRSLLLKKPLRSDLILENTSKVPAPKDVLAHQIPNARKLKRKEQLWERLAKQGKLPGEVRRAQARLLNPPAARAKPGPQDTVQRPFYDLWAKGNPLDQPLEGQDEFFLEQTKKKGVKRPQHLHAKPSQAPAVEVTPAGASYNPAFEDHQNLLWAAHEVELQREKAAEKLERQLALPALEQAATQESAFREMCQGLLEESDGEGELGEGQDEGPEAGDLAARAEASPAPSRPAALEKKTEQQRRREKAARMLRTQQAAVRAARLRHQELFRLRGIKAQVARRLAELARRRERRQAKRLAEADKPRRLGRLKYQDPDIDVQLSSELSDSLRTLKPEGNILRDRFKSFQRRNMIEPRERAKFKRKYKVKLVEKRAFREIQ from the exons ATGGCGGCAGGAAGTAATGGTGGTGGTAGTGAGCAGTGCTCGAAAAGCGAGGCCGATACCGGCTTCTTGGGGCTGCGGCCCACGTCAGTGGATCCAGCGCTGAGGAGGCGGCGGCGAGGCCCAAGAAATAAGAAGCGAGGCTGGCGGCGGCTCGCTCAAGAGCCTCTGGGACTGGAGGTCGATCAGTTCTTGGAGGACGTGCGGCTGCAGGAGCGCACGAGCGG TGGCTTGATATCAGAGGCCCCCGATGAGAAACTTTTCTTCGTGGACACTGGCTTCAAGGATAAAG AGCTGAACAGGAAGAGGACCAAAGGCCAGAAGAGGTCACTGCTTCTCAAGAAGCCCCTCCGGAGCGACCTCATCCTAGAGAACACCTCCAAGGTCCCTGCTCCCAAAGA CGTCCTCGCCCACCAGATTCCCAACGCCAGGAAGCTCAAGCGGAAGGAGCAGCTATGGGAGAGGCTGGCGAAGCAGGGCAAGCTGCCCGGGGAGGTACGCAGGGCGCAGGCCCGGCTCCTCAACCCGCCAGCGGCCAGAGCCAAGCCTGGGCCCCAGGACACCGTCCAGCGGCCCTTCTACGACCTCTGGGCCAAAGGCA ACCCTCTGGACCAGCCCTTGGAGGGCCAGGATGAGTTTTTCCTGGAGCAGACCAAGAAGAAAGGCGTGAAG CGGCCGCAGCATCTGCACGCCAAGCCCTCCCAGGCACCTGCCGTGGAGGTGACGCCCGCTGGGGCCTCGTACAACCCAGCCTTTGAGGACCACCAG aACCTGCTCTGGGCGGCCCACGAGGTGGAGCTGCAGCGGGAGAAGGCAGCTGAGAAGCTGGAGCGGCAGCTGGCCCTGCCGGCCTTGGAGCAGGCTGCCACCCAG GAGTCTGCCTTCCGGGAGATGTGCCAGGGGCTGCTAGAGGAGTCGGACGGGGAGGGCGAGCTGGGCGAGGGCCAGGACGAGGGGCCCGAGGCTGGAGACCTGGCTGCAAGAGCGGAGGCCTCGCCCGCGCCCAGCCGCCCGGCTGCCCTAGAGAAGAAGACagagcagcagcggcggcgggaGAAGGCCGCCCGGATGCTG AGGACACAGCAGGCCGCGGTGCGGGCCGCCCGCCTCCGGCACCAGGAGCTCTTCAGGCTGCGCGGGATCAAGGCGCAGGTGGCGCGGCGCCTGGCGGAGCTGGCCCGGCGGCGGGAGCGGCGGCAGGCAAAGCGGCTGGCGGAGGCGGACAAGCCCCGGCGGCTGGGGCGGCTCAA GTATCAGGACCCTGACATCGACGTGCAGCTCAGCTCGGAGCTCTCTGACTCGCTCAGGACCCTGAAG CCCGAGGGCAACATCCTCCGTGACCGGTTCAAGAGCTTCCAGAGGAGGAACATGATCGAGCCTCGGGAGCGAGCCAA gttCAAGCGCAAGTACAAAGTGAAACTGGTGGAGAAGCGGGCGTTCCGAGAGATCCAGTGA
- the NOP53 gene encoding ribosome biogenesis protein NOP53 isoform X1, with the protein MAAGSNGGGSEQCSKSEADTGFLGLRPTSVDPALRRRRRGPRNKKRGWRRLAQEPLGLEVDQFLEDVRLQERTSGGLISEAPDEKLFFVDTGFKDKELNRKRTKGQKRSLLLKKPLRSDLILENTSKVPAPKDVLAHQIPNARKLKRKEQLWERLAKQGKLPGEVRRAQARLLNPPAARAKPGPQDTVQRPFYDLWAKGNPLDQPLEGQDEFFLEQTKKKGVKRPQHLHAKPSQAPAVEVTPAGASYNPAFEDHQNLLWAAHEVELQREKAAEKLERQLALPALEQAATQESAFREMCQGLLEESDGEGELGEGQDEGPEAGDLAARAEASPAPSRPAALEKKTEQQRRREKAARMLRTQQAAVRAARLRHQELFRLRGIKAQVARRLAELARRRERRQAKRLAEADKPRRLGRLKYQDPDIDVQLSSELSDSLRTLKPEGNILRDRFKSFQRRNMIEPRERAKFKRKYKVKLVEKRAFREIQL; encoded by the exons ATGGCGGCAGGAAGTAATGGTGGTGGTAGTGAGCAGTGCTCGAAAAGCGAGGCCGATACCGGCTTCTTGGGGCTGCGGCCCACGTCAGTGGATCCAGCGCTGAGGAGGCGGCGGCGAGGCCCAAGAAATAAGAAGCGAGGCTGGCGGCGGCTCGCTCAAGAGCCTCTGGGACTGGAGGTCGATCAGTTCTTGGAGGACGTGCGGCTGCAGGAGCGCACGAGCGG TGGCTTGATATCAGAGGCCCCCGATGAGAAACTTTTCTTCGTGGACACTGGCTTCAAGGATAAAG AGCTGAACAGGAAGAGGACCAAAGGCCAGAAGAGGTCACTGCTTCTCAAGAAGCCCCTCCGGAGCGACCTCATCCTAGAGAACACCTCCAAGGTCCCTGCTCCCAAAGA CGTCCTCGCCCACCAGATTCCCAACGCCAGGAAGCTCAAGCGGAAGGAGCAGCTATGGGAGAGGCTGGCGAAGCAGGGCAAGCTGCCCGGGGAGGTACGCAGGGCGCAGGCCCGGCTCCTCAACCCGCCAGCGGCCAGAGCCAAGCCTGGGCCCCAGGACACCGTCCAGCGGCCCTTCTACGACCTCTGGGCCAAAGGCA ACCCTCTGGACCAGCCCTTGGAGGGCCAGGATGAGTTTTTCCTGGAGCAGACCAAGAAGAAAGGCGTGAAG CGGCCGCAGCATCTGCACGCCAAGCCCTCCCAGGCACCTGCCGTGGAGGTGACGCCCGCTGGGGCCTCGTACAACCCAGCCTTTGAGGACCACCAG aACCTGCTCTGGGCGGCCCACGAGGTGGAGCTGCAGCGGGAGAAGGCAGCTGAGAAGCTGGAGCGGCAGCTGGCCCTGCCGGCCTTGGAGCAGGCTGCCACCCAG GAGTCTGCCTTCCGGGAGATGTGCCAGGGGCTGCTAGAGGAGTCGGACGGGGAGGGCGAGCTGGGCGAGGGCCAGGACGAGGGGCCCGAGGCTGGAGACCTGGCTGCAAGAGCGGAGGCCTCGCCCGCGCCCAGCCGCCCGGCTGCCCTAGAGAAGAAGACagagcagcagcggcggcgggaGAAGGCCGCCCGGATGCTG AGGACACAGCAGGCCGCGGTGCGGGCCGCCCGCCTCCGGCACCAGGAGCTCTTCAGGCTGCGCGGGATCAAGGCGCAGGTGGCGCGGCGCCTGGCGGAGCTGGCCCGGCGGCGGGAGCGGCGGCAGGCAAAGCGGCTGGCGGAGGCGGACAAGCCCCGGCGGCTGGGGCGGCTCAA GTATCAGGACCCTGACATCGACGTGCAGCTCAGCTCGGAGCTCTCTGACTCGCTCAGGACCCTGAAG CCCGAGGGCAACATCCTCCGTGACCGGTTCAAGAGCTTCCAGAGGAGGAACATGATCGAGCCTCGGGAGCGAGCCAA gttCAAGCGCAAGTACAAAGTGAAACTGGTGGAGAAGCGGGCGTTCCGAGAGATCCA gTTGTAG
- the SELENOW gene encoding selenoprotein W, with the protein MAVVVRVVYCGAUGYKPKYLQLKKKLEDEFPNRLDICGEGTPQVTGFFEVFVAGKLVHSKKGGDGYVDTESKFLKLVAAIKAALAQA; encoded by the exons ATGGCGGTAGTCGTCCGAGTGGTTTATTG TGGCGCTTGAGGCTACAAGCCCAAG TATCTTCAGCTCAAGAAGAAGTTAGAAGATGAGTTCCCTAACCGTCTGGACATC tgCGGTGAGGGGACTCCCCAGGTCACCGGCTTCTTTGAAGTGTTCGTAGCAGGAAAGCTGGTTCACTCCAAGAAG ggaggcgATGGCTACGTGGACACAGAGAGCAAGTTTCTGAAGCTGGTGGCCGCCATCAAAGCTGCTTTGGCTCAGGCCTGA